Proteins encoded by one window of Glycine soja cultivar W05 chromosome 15, ASM419377v2, whole genome shotgun sequence:
- the LOC114387070 gene encoding pentatricopeptide repeat-containing protein At1g09900-like, producing MPLLRFNHYLLGKILASHFHANYFSSVALSLFSATNSVFSASYSTANLRDQTESKCSNFRNINDDLGKVGPGFQESLCFSASVSDGAEEEEGEEGEGSSDDDESLEFITSFHGKNDKQTQSIARVEIGDSEFRHPVVREVCRLITLSSAWNPNFEGRLRHLLRSLKPPLVCAVLRSQADERVALNFFYWADRQWRYSHHPVVYYTMLDVLSKTKLCQGARRVLRLMTRRGIECPPEAFGYVMVSYSRAGKLRNALRVLTLMQKAGVEPSLSICNTTIYVLVKGGKLEKALKFLERMQVTGIKPDIVTYNSLIKGYCDLNRIEDALELIAGLPSKGCPPDKVSYYTVMGFLCKEKKIEEVKCLMEKMVWNSNLIPDQVTYNTLIHMLSKHGHADDALAFLKEAQDKGFHIDKVGYSAIVHSFCQKGRMDEAKSLVIDMYSRGCNPDVVTYTAIVDGFCRLGRIDEAKKILQQMYKHGCKPNTVSYTALLNGLCHSGKSLEAREMINVSEEHWWTPNAITYGAVMHGLRREGKLSEACDLTREMVEKGFFPTPVEINLLIQSLCQNQKVVEAKKYLEECLNKGCAINVVNFTTVIHGFCQIGDMEAALSVLDDMYLSGKHPDAVTYTALFDALGKKGRLDEAAELIVKMLSKGLDPTPVTYRSVIHRYSQWGRVDDMLNLLEKMLKRQPFRTVYNQVIEKLCDFGNLEEAEKLLGKVLRTASKVDANTCHVLMESYLKKGVAISAYKVACRMFRRNLTPDLKLCEKVSKKLVLDGKLVEADNLMLRFVERGIQQK from the coding sequence ATGCCACTTCTGAGGTTCAATCACTATTTACTGGGAAAAATTTTAGCCTCCCATTTCCATGCTAACTATTTCTCCTCTGTTGCTTTGTCCCTTTTTTCTGCAACAAATTCTGTTTTTTCTGCTTCTTATTCAACCGCTAATCTCAGAGATCAAACTGAGAGTAAATGCAGTAACTTTAGGAATATCAATGATGATTTAGGGAAAGTGGGTCctggttttcaagaaagctTATGTTTTTCTGCAAGTGTTAGTGATGGGGCAGAAGAAGAGGAGGGTGAAGAAGGAGAGGGGTCTAGTGATGATGATGAGAGTCTTGAGTTTATCACTTCCTTTCATGGTAAAAACGATAAACAGACACAAAGTATTGCAAGAGTTGAAATTGGTGACAGTGAATTTAGACACCCTGTGGTGAGGGAGGTTTGTAGGTTAATCACGCTGAGCTCTGCTTGGAACCCTAATTTTGAAGGACGCTTGAGGCATTTATTGAGAAGCCTCAAGCCCCCACTTGTTTGTGCTGTTTTGCGCTCTCAGGCTGATGAACGTGTTGCTTTGAATTTTTTCTATTGGGCGGATCGTCAATGGCGCTACAGTCATCACCCTGTTGTCTACTACACAATGCTGGATGTCCTTAGCAAGACCAAATTGTGCCAAGGTGCCAGGCGTGTTCTTCGGCTTATGACACGCCGCGGAATTGAATGTCCGCCTGAAGCTTTTGGCTATGTGATGGTGTCTTATAGTCGTGCAGGCAAGTTGAGGAATGCGTTGCGGGTTTTGACCTTGATGCAGAAAGCTGGGGTTGAGCCTAGTTTGTCTATATGTAACACCACTATCTATGTTTTGGTGAAGGGTGGTAAATTGGAAAAGGCGCTGAAATTCTTGGAACGAATGCAGGTGACTGGAATCAAACCAGATATTGTCACTTACAACAGCTTGATCAAGGGTTACTGTGATTTAAATCGGATTGAAGATGCATTGGAGCTTATTGCAGGATTGCCATCCAAGGGATGCCCTCCAGATAAAGTTAGTTATTATACTGTGATGGGTTTCCTCTgtaaggagaaaaaaattgaagaggTGAAGTGTTTAATGGAGAAAATGGTTTGGAATAGTAACTTAATACCGGATCAGGTTACATATAATACACTTATTCATATGCTTTCAAAGCATGGACATGCAGATGATGCTCTTGCTTTCCTAAAGGAAGCACAAGACAAGGGTTTCCACATTGATAAGGTTGGGTATAGTGCAATAGTTCACTCATTCTGTCAAAAGGGGAGGATGGATGAGGCAAAGAGTTTAGTGATTGATATGTACTCAAGAGGATGTAATCCTGATGTAGTTACGTATACTGCTATTGTTGATGGATTTTGCCGCTTGGGGAGGATAGATGAAGCAAAAAAGATCCTGCAGCAGATGTACAAACATGGATGCAAGCCAAATACGGTATCATATACAGCTTTGTTGAATGGCCTCTGTCACAGTGGGAAATCATTAGAGGCAAGAGAGATGATAAATGTCAGTGAGGAGCATTGGTGGACCCCAAATGCCATCACTTATGGTGCCGTGATGCATGGGCTCCGTAGGGAGGGAAAATTGTCCGAGGCGTGTGATTTGACCAGGGAAATGGttgaaaaaggctttttccCTACTCCAGTTGAAATTAACCTGCTAATACAGTCTCTCTGTCAAAATCAGAAAGTAGTAGaagctaaaaaatatttagaggaATGTCTGAATAAGGGGTGTGCCATTAATGTTGTAAACTTCACTACTGTAATTCATGGTTTTTGTCAGATTGGTGACATGGAAGCTGCTCTATCCGTGCTAGATGACATGTACTTAAGCGGCAAACATCCTGATGCTGTCACATATACGGCATTGTTTGATGCATTGGGAAAGAAAGGTAGACTGGATGAGGCAGCTGAGTTGATTGTAAAGATGCTCAGCAAAGGTTTGGATCCAACTCCTGTAACATACAGGTCGGTTATCCACCGTTATTCTCAATGGGGTAGAGTTGATGATATGTTGAACTTATTGGAAAAAATGCTCAAAAGGCAGCCATTTAGAACAGTATACAATCAGGTTATTGAAAAGCTTTGTGATTTTGGAAACCTTGAGGAGGCTGAGAAACTACTGGGGAAAGTATTGAGAACAGCATCAAAAGTTGATGCTAATACGTGCCATGTTCTGATGGAAAGCTATCTGAAAAAAGGGGTTGCCATATCAGCGTATAAAGTGGCTTGTCGAATGTTTAGACGTAATTTAACTCCTGATTTAAAATTGTGCGAGAAAGTGAGCAAGAAGCTAGTGTTAGATGGTAAGTTGGTGGAGGCTGATAACCTTATGTTACGATTTGTTGAGCGTGGAATACAACAAAAATGA
- the LOC114386921 gene encoding 60S ribosomal protein L38-like: MPKQIHEIKDFLLTARRKDARSVKIKRSRDVVKFKVRCSKYLYTLCVFDPEKADKLKQSLPPGLSVQDL; this comes from the exons ATG CCTAAGCAAATCCACGAGATTAAGGACTTCCTTCTCACTGCTAGAAGGAAGGACGCAAGGTCGGTGAAGATCAAGAGGAGCAGAGATGTGGTTAAGTTCAAGGTCAGATGCTCGAAGTACCTCTACACACTTTGTGTGTTTGACCCAGAGAAAGCTGATAAATTGAAGCAATCTCTTCCTCCAG gttTGAGTGTTCAAGACCTGTAA
- the LOC114387869 gene encoding auxin response factor 6-like isoform X3: MTMHADVETDEVYAQMTLQPLNPQEQNEAYLPAELGTASKQPTNYFCKTLTASDTSTHGGFSVPRRAAEKVFPPLDFSQQPPAQELIARDLHGNEWKFRHIFRGQPKRHLLTTGWSVFVSAKRLVAGDSVLFIWNEKNQLLLGIRRANRPQTVMPSSVLSSDSMHLGLLAAAAHAAATNSRFTIFYNPRASPSEFVIPLAKYVKAVYHTRVSVGMRFRMLFETEESSVRRYMGTITGIGDLDPVRWPNSHWRSVKVGWDESTAGERQPRVSLWEIEPLTTFPMYPSSFPLRLKRPWPPGLPSFHAGMKDDDFGLNSPLLWLRDTDRGLQSLNFQGIGVNPWMQPRFDPTVLNMQTDMYQAAAAAAVQDMRSLDPSKQLSASLLQFQQPQNFPNRTAALMQAQMLQKSQPQQIFGNNQENQHSPQSQPQTQAHLQQHLQHQHSFNSQHHHHQQQQQQQQVVDNQQISSAVSTMSQLFSAPQPQSPPMQAISSLCQNFSNSNGNSVTTIVSPLHSILGSFPQDETSHLLNLPRTSSWIPIQNSSGWPSKRVAVDPLLSSGASHCVLPQVDQLGQPHSTMSLNAITLPPFPGRESSIDQEGSNDPQNHLLFGVNIDPSSLLMPNGMSSLKGVSGNNNSSTLPYQSSNYLNTTTGTDSSLNHGMTPNIGDSGFLHCPEDAGQGNPLNKTFVKVYKSGSFGRSLDITKFSSYHELRGELARMFGLEGELEDPVRSGWQLVFVDRENDVLLLGDGPWPEFVNSVWCIKILSPQEVQQMGNNGLELLNSVPNQRLSNGICDDYVSRQDPRNLSTGITTVGSLDY; the protein is encoded by the exons GATTTCTCTCAACAGCCTCCTGCTCAAGAATTAATTGCAAGGGATTTGCATGGTAATGAATGGAAATTCAGACATATCTTCCGGG GCCAGCCCAAAAGGCATCTACTTACAACCGGATGGAGTGTCTTTGTGAGTGCTAAAAGACTTGTTGCTGGTGATTCTGTGCTGTTTATCTG GAATGAAAAGAACCAACTGCTTCTTGGCATTCGCCGCGCTAATCGACCACAAACTGTGATGCCTTCTTCAGTGTTGTCAAGTGATAGTATGCACTTGGGGCTTCTTGCTGCAGCAGCTCATGCAGCTGCAACAAATAGTCGTTTCACCATTTTCTATAACCCACG TGCTAGCCCTTCAGAATTTGTCATACCCTTGGCGAAGTATGTTAAAGCTGTGTATCATACTCGAGTTTCAGTTGGCATGCGGTTCAGGATGCTGTTTGAAACAGAGGAGTCAAGTGTGCGGCG ATACATGGGTACAATAACTGGCATTGGTGACCTGGATCCTGTCCGGTGGCCAAACTCACATTGGCGCTCAGTCAAG GTTGGCTGGGATGAATCCACTGCTGGAGAGAGGCAACCTAGAGTGTCTCTATGGGAAATTGAGCCGTTAACTACATTTCCTATGTATCCATCTTCATTCCCCCTTAGGCTTAAACGACCATGGCCTCCAGGACTGCCTTCATTCCATG CAGGCATGAAGGATGATGATTTTGGCCTGAATTCACCTCTGTTGTGGCTCCGAGACACCGATAGGGGGCTTCAGTCTCTTAATTTTCAGGGGATTGGGGTTAATCCTTGGATGCAGCCAAGATTTGATCCCACCGTGTTGAATATGCAAACAGATATGTATcaagctgctgctgctgctgctgttcAGGACATGAGGAGTTTAGATCCTTCCAAACAGCTTTCTGCTTCCTTACTTCAATTTCAGCAACCACAGAACTTCCCAAACAGGACTGCTGCTTTAATGCAGGCCCAGATGTTGCAGAAGTCGCAACCTCAGCAGATTTTTGGAAATAATCAAGAGAATCAGCATTCACCACAATCTCAGCCACAGACTCAGGCTCATCTTCAGCAACATCTACAACATCAACACTCATTCAATAGTCAGCATCATCATCaccagcagcaacaacagcaacagcaagTAGTTGATAATCAGCAGATTTCTAGTGCAGTCTCTACAATGTCTCAGTTGTTTTCAGCTCCTCAACCTCAATCACCACCTATGCAAGCTATCTCTTCCCTGTGCCAAAATTTTTCCAATTCAAATGGGAACTCTGTGACTACTATTGTTTCCCCCCTGCACAGTATCTTGGGTTCTTTTCCCCAGGATGAAACATCTCACCTCCTGAACCTTCCTAGAACAAGCTCTTGGATTCCTATTCAAAATTCAAGTGGGTGGCCCTCGAAGCGTGTTGCAGTGGATCCTCTCCTTTCTTCCGGAGCCTCCCATTGTGTTCTACCTCAGGTGGATCAGCTAGGGCAACCACATAGTACCATGTCTCTAAATGCTATTACATTACCACCTTTTCCTGGTAGGGAGAGCTCAATAGACCAAGAAGGGAGCAATGATCCACAAAACCATCTCTTGTTTGGTGTTAATATAGACCCCTCGTCCCTTCTCATGCCTAATGGGATGTCAAGCCTTAAGGGGGTTAGCGGAAATAATAACTCCTCAACCTTGCCATATCAATCTTCTAATTATCTGAATACTACCACAGGCACTGATTCTTCATTGAATCATGGAATGACACCCAACATAGGCGACTCGGGTTTCCTGCATTGTCCGGAAGATGCAGGACAAGGAAACCCACTGAACAAAACCTTTGTGAAG GTTTATAAGTCAGGGTCCTTTGGAAGGTCATtggatatcaccaaattcaGCAGCTACCATGAGCTGCGTGGTGAACTCGCTCGAATGTTTGGCCTTGAAGGCGAGTTGGAGGACCCTGTGAGATCAGGCTGGCAGCTTGTATTTGTAGACCGAGAGAATGATGTTCTTCTCCTTGGTGATGGCCCCTGGCC GGAATTCGTAAATAGTGTATGGTGCATAAAGATACTTTCTCCTCAGGAAGTGCAGCAAATGGGCAACAATGGCCTTGAGCTGTTGAACTCGGTTCCAAATCAAAGGCTCTCTAATGGCATCTGTGATGACTATGTGAGCCGTCAAGACCCAAGAAATTTAAGCACTGGGATAACAACTGTGGGGTCTTTAGACTACTAA